The Bos taurus isolate L1 Dominette 01449 registration number 42190680 breed Hereford chromosome 18, ARS-UCD2.0, whole genome shotgun sequence genome has a window encoding:
- the PHAF1 gene encoding phagosome assembly factor 1 isoform X1: protein MLDLEVVPERSLGNEQWEFALGMPLAQAVAILQKHCRIIKNVQVLYSEQSPLSHDLILNLTQDGIKLLFDAFNQRLKVIEVYDLTKVKLKYCGVHFNSQAIAPTIEQIDQSFGATHPGVYNSAEQLFHLNFRGLSFSFQLDSWTEAPKYEPNFAHGLASLQIPHGATVKRMYIYSGNSLQDTKAPVMPLSCFLGNVYAESVDVLRDGTGPSGLRLRLLAAGCGPGLLADAKMRVFERSVYFGDSCQDVLSMLGSPHKVFYKSEDKMKIHSPSPHKQVPSKCNDYFFNYFTLGVDILFDANTHKVKKFVLHTNYPGHYNFNIYHRCEFKIPLTVKRENTEGQTETCTTYSKWDNIQELLGHPVEKPVVLHRSSSPNNTNPFGSTFCFGLQRMIFEVMQNNHIASVTLYGPPRPGAHLRTAELP from the exons ATGCTGGATCTGGAGGTGGTGCCCGAGCGCTCTCTGGGAAACGAGCAATGGGAATTCGCGCTTG GAATGCCTTTGGCTCAGGCGGTGGCCATTCTTCAGAAGCACTGTCGCATCATAAAAAATGTTCAGGTTCTCTACAGTGAACAG tCTCCTCTAAGCCATGACCTCATCCTTAACCTGACTCAGGACGGGATCAAACTACTGTTTGATGCTTTCAATCAGAGACTTAAG gtgATTGAAGTATATGACTTGACTAAAGTAAAGTTAAAATACTG TGGCGTGCATTTCAATTCTCAAGCCATAGCTCCCACCATTGAGCAGATTGACCAGTCTTTTGGTGCAACCCATCCTGGAG TGTACAACTCTGCTGAGCAGCTCTTCCACCTCAACTTCAGAggattgtctttctcttttcagCTAGATTCCTGGACCGAGGCTCCCAAGTACGAG CCCAATTTTGCCCATGGTCTGGCTTCTCTTCAGATACCCCACGGAGCAACTGTGAAACGAATGTATATCTACAGTGGGAACAGCCTACAGGATACCAA GGCGCCCGTGATGCCCCTGAGCTGTTTCCTGGGCAACGTGTATGCTGAGAGTGTGGATGTTCTCCGGGATGGAACTGGACCCTCAGGTTTACGACTCCGCCTCCTTGCCGCAG GTTGTGGACCTGGCCTGCTAGCAGATGCCAAGATGCGGGTATTTGAACGCTCAGTGTATTTTGGTGATTCCTGTCAAGATGTTCTTAGCATGCTTGGCTCTCCACACAAGGTCTTCTACAAGTCAGAAGATAAG ATGAAGATTCATTCTCCTTCTCCTCATAAGCAAGTTCCATCCAAGTGCAATGACTACTTTTTTAACTACTTCACTCTTGGAGTG GACATTCTCTTTGATGCGAATACACACAAAGTGAAGAAGTTTGTCCTGCATACCAATTACCCTGgacattataattttaatat TTATCACCGCTGTGAGTTCAAGATCCCCCTAACCGTAAAGAGAG AGAACACAGAGGGTCAGACAGAAACATGCACAACCTACAGCAAG TGGGACAACATCCAGGAGCTCCTGGGACACCCTGTGGAGAAGCCTGTGGTCCTGCACAG GTCCTCATCCCCAAACAACACCAACCCTTTTGGCTCCACATTCTGCTTTGGTCTTCAGCGGATGATCTTTGAG GTCATGCAGAACAACCACATTGCCTCGGTGACCCTTTATGGCCCCCCCAGACCTGGTGCCCACCTGAGAACCGCGGAGCTCCCCTAG
- the PHAF1 gene encoding phagosome assembly factor 1, with translation MLDLEVVPERSLGNEQWEFALGMPLAQAVAILQKHCRIIKNVQVLYSEQSPLSHDLILNLTQDGIKLLFDAFNQRLKVIEVYDLTKVKLKYCGVHFNSQAIAPTIEQIDQSFGATHPGVYNSAEQLFHLNFRGLSFSFQLDSWTEAPKYEPNFAHGLASLQIPHGATVKRMYIYSGNSLQDTKAPVMPLSCFLGNVYAESVDVLRDGTGPSGLRLRLLAAGCGPGLLADAKMRVFERSVYFGDSCQDVLSMLGSPHKVFYKSEDKMKIHSPSPHKQVPSKCNDYFFNYFTLGVDILFDANTHKVKKFVLHTNYPGHYNFNM, from the exons ATGCTGGATCTGGAGGTGGTGCCCGAGCGCTCTCTGGGAAACGAGCAATGGGAATTCGCGCTTG GAATGCCTTTGGCTCAGGCGGTGGCCATTCTTCAGAAGCACTGTCGCATCATAAAAAATGTTCAGGTTCTCTACAGTGAACAG tCTCCTCTAAGCCATGACCTCATCCTTAACCTGACTCAGGACGGGATCAAACTACTGTTTGATGCTTTCAATCAGAGACTTAAG gtgATTGAAGTATATGACTTGACTAAAGTAAAGTTAAAATACTG TGGCGTGCATTTCAATTCTCAAGCCATAGCTCCCACCATTGAGCAGATTGACCAGTCTTTTGGTGCAACCCATCCTGGAG TGTACAACTCTGCTGAGCAGCTCTTCCACCTCAACTTCAGAggattgtctttctcttttcagCTAGATTCCTGGACCGAGGCTCCCAAGTACGAG CCCAATTTTGCCCATGGTCTGGCTTCTCTTCAGATACCCCACGGAGCAACTGTGAAACGAATGTATATCTACAGTGGGAACAGCCTACAGGATACCAA GGCGCCCGTGATGCCCCTGAGCTGTTTCCTGGGCAACGTGTATGCTGAGAGTGTGGATGTTCTCCGGGATGGAACTGGACCCTCAGGTTTACGACTCCGCCTCCTTGCCGCAG GTTGTGGACCTGGCCTGCTAGCAGATGCCAAGATGCGGGTATTTGAACGCTCAGTGTATTTTGGTGATTCCTGTCAAGATGTTCTTAGCATGCTTGGCTCTCCACACAAGGTCTTCTACAAGTCAGAAGATAAG ATGAAGATTCATTCTCCTTCTCCTCATAAGCAAGTTCCATCCAAGTGCAATGACTACTTTTTTAACTACTTCACTCTTGGAGTG GACATTCTCTTTGATGCGAATACACACAAAGTGAAGAAGTTTGTCCTGCATACCAATTACCCTGgacattataattttaatatgtgA
- the B3GNT9 gene encoding UDP-GlcNAc:betaGal beta-1,3-N-acetylglucosaminyltransferase 9 isoform X1: MRRRLRLRREALLTLLLGATLGLLLYAQQEGAAPTTSAPRAQGRAAPGPTPGLRVFQAPDTGAAPPAYEGDTPEPPTPTGPFDFGRYLRAKDQRRFPLLINQPHKCQGNGAFPRGPDLLIAVKSVAADFERRQAVRQTWGAEGRVQGALVRRVFLLGVPRGTGTVAGEAEAGTQTHWSALLRAESRAYADILLWAFDDTFFNLTLKEIHFLAWASDYCPDVRFVFKGDADVFVHVGNLLEFLAPRDPAQDLLAGDVIVQARPIRVRASKYYIPEAVYGLPAYPAYAGGGGFVLSGATLRRLAGACAQVELFPIDDVFLGMCLQRLRLTPEPHPAFRTFGIPRPSAAPHLHTFDPCFYRELVVVHGLSAADIWLMWHLLHGPNGPACARPWPVPAGPFQWGP, encoded by the coding sequence ATGAGGCGGAGGCTGCGCCTACGCCGAGAAGCGTTGCTCACGCTGCTCCTCGGCGCCACCCTCGGCCTCCTGCTCTACGCGCAGCAAGAAGGCGCGGCCCCGACGACGAGCGCGCCGCGAGCACAAGGGAGGGCGGCGCCGGGGCCCACCCCAGGGCTCCGTGTATTTCAGGCCCCGGACACGGGTGCAGCCCCTCCGGCCTACGAAGGGGATACGCCGGAGCCGCCCACGCCCACGGGACCCTTTGACTTCGGCCGCTATCTGCGCGCCAAAGACCAGCGGCGCTTCCCTCTCCTCATTAATCAGCCGCACAAGTGCCAAGGAAATGGCGCGTTCCCCCGCGGACCCGACCTGCTCATCGCCGTCAAGTCGGTGGCGGCGGACTTCGAGCGGCGCCAGGCCGTGCGCCAGACGTGGGGCGCTGAGGGGCGTGTGCAGGGGGCGCTAGTGCGCAGGGTGTTCTTGCTGGGCGTACCCAGGGGCACAGGCACAGTCGCAGGTGAGGCGGAAGCGGGCACTCAAACGCACTGGAGCGCCCTGCTGCGTGCCGAGAGCCGCGCGTACGCGGACATCCTGCTCTGGGCCTTCGACGACACTTTCTTCAACCTAACGCTCAAGGAGATCCACTTTCTGGCCTGGGCCTCCGACTACTGCCCCGACGTGCGCTTCGTTTTTAAAGGCGACGCCGACGTGTTCGTGCACGTGGGAAACCTGCTGGAGTTCCTGGCGCCGAGGGACCCGGCGCAGGACCTGCTTGCAGGTGACGTGATCGTGCAGGCGCGGCCAATCCGCGTGCGGGCCAGCAAGTACTACATCCCAGAGGCTGTGTACGGCCTGCCAGCCTACCCGGCCTACGCAGGCGGCGGCGGCTTCGTGCTTTCGGGGGCCACGCTGCGCCGCCTGGCCGGTGCCTGCGCGCAGGTTGAGCTCTTCCCCATCGACGACGTCTTTCTGGGCATGTGTCTACAGCGCCTGCGCCTCACGCCTGAGCCTCATCCTGCTTTCCGCACTTTTGGCATCCCTCGACCTTCAGCCGCACCGCACCTCCACACCTTCGACCCCTGCTTTTATCGCGAGCTGGTTGTAGTGCACGGGCTCTCAGCTGCTGACATATGGCTTATGTGGCACCTGCTGCACGGGCCGAACGGGCCAGCCTGTGCGCGTCCATGGCCTGTTCCTGCTGGCCCTTTCCAGTGGGGCCCCTAG
- the TRADD gene encoding tumor necrosis factor receptor type 1-associated DEATH domain protein isoform X1, whose amino-acid sequence MLISVPRSKMAAGPNGLEEWVGSAYLFVESSLDKVVLSDAYAHQQQKVAMYGALQTALAESGGSPDVLQMLKIHRSDPQLIVQLRFSGRQACSRFLRAYREGALRATLQGCLARALALNSVPLQLELRAGAEQLDALLTNEERCLNCICAQKPDRLRDEELTELENALRNLTCGSAGGQGSDVQGTPAPLQSLAPSPPEEKPPPPQPGQTFLFQGQPIVNRPLNLQDQQKFARSVGLKWRKVGRSLQRSCRALRDPALDSLAYEYERDGLYEQAFQLLRRFVQAEGRRATLQRLVEALEENELTSLAEDLLGLANPDGSLA is encoded by the exons ATGCTTATCTCTGTCCCCAGGAGCAAGATGGCGGCTGGGCCAAATGGGCTTGAGGAGTGGGTGGGCAGCGCATACCTGTTTGTGGAGTCCTCACTGGACAAAGTGGTCTTGTCCGATGCCTACGCTCACCAGCAGCAGAAAGTGGCAATGTACGGGGCTCTCCAGACTGCCCTAGCAG AGAGTGGCGGGAGCCCCGACGTGCTGCAGATGCTCAAGATCCACCGCAGCGATCCGCAGCTGATCGTGCAACTGCGTTTCAGCGGGCGCCAGGCGTGCAGCCGCTTCCTCCGCGCCTACCGCGAGGGGGCGCTAAGAGCCACGCTGCAAGGGTGCCTGGCTCGGGCACTGGCCCTGAACTCGGTGCCACTGCAACTGGAGCTGCGCGCTGGCGCCGAGCAGCTGGATGCCTTGCTGACCAACGAGGAGCGCTGTTTGAACTGCATATGCGCCCAGAAG CCTGACCGGCTCCGGGATGAGGAACTCACCGAGTTGGAGAATGCGCTCAGGAATCTGACGTGCGGTTCGGCGGGGGGCCAAGGAAGCGACGTGCAAGGCACTCCAGCCCCCTTGCAGTCTCTGGCACCTTCTCCGCCGGAGGAAAAACCGCCACCACCGCAGCCTGGCCAGACTTTTTTGTTCCAGGGTCAGCCCATAG TGAACCGGCCGTTGAACCTGCAGGATCAACAGAAGTTCGCCCGCTCAGTGGGCCTCAAGTGGCGCAAGGTGGGGCGCTCTCTGCAGCGCAGCTGCCGCGCGCTGCGGGACCCGGCGCTGGACTCACTGGCCTATGAATACGAGCGCGACGGGCTGTACGAGCAGGCCTTCCAGCTGCTGCGGCGCTTTGTGCAGGCCGAGGGCCGCCGCGCCACGCTGCAGCGCCTGGTGGAGGCGCTCGAGGAGAACGAGCTCACCAGCCTGGCGGAGGACTTGCTGGGCCTGGCGAATCCTGACGGCAGCCTGGCCTAG
- the TRADD gene encoding tumor necrosis factor receptor type 1-associated DEATH domain protein isoform X2, protein MAAGPNGLEEWVGSAYLFVESSLDKVVLSDAYAHQQQKVAMYGALQTALAESGGSPDVLQMLKIHRSDPQLIVQLRFSGRQACSRFLRAYREGALRATLQGCLARALALNSVPLQLELRAGAEQLDALLTNEERCLNCICAQKPDRLRDEELTELENALRNLTCGSAGGQGSDVQGTPAPLQSLAPSPPEEKPPPPQPGQTFLFQGQPIVNRPLNLQDQQKFARSVGLKWRKVGRSLQRSCRALRDPALDSLAYEYERDGLYEQAFQLLRRFVQAEGRRATLQRLVEALEENELTSLAEDLLGLANPDGSLA, encoded by the exons ATGGCGGCTGGGCCAAATGGGCTTGAGGAGTGGGTGGGCAGCGCATACCTGTTTGTGGAGTCCTCACTGGACAAAGTGGTCTTGTCCGATGCCTACGCTCACCAGCAGCAGAAAGTGGCAATGTACGGGGCTCTCCAGACTGCCCTAGCAG AGAGTGGCGGGAGCCCCGACGTGCTGCAGATGCTCAAGATCCACCGCAGCGATCCGCAGCTGATCGTGCAACTGCGTTTCAGCGGGCGCCAGGCGTGCAGCCGCTTCCTCCGCGCCTACCGCGAGGGGGCGCTAAGAGCCACGCTGCAAGGGTGCCTGGCTCGGGCACTGGCCCTGAACTCGGTGCCACTGCAACTGGAGCTGCGCGCTGGCGCCGAGCAGCTGGATGCCTTGCTGACCAACGAGGAGCGCTGTTTGAACTGCATATGCGCCCAGAAG CCTGACCGGCTCCGGGATGAGGAACTCACCGAGTTGGAGAATGCGCTCAGGAATCTGACGTGCGGTTCGGCGGGGGGCCAAGGAAGCGACGTGCAAGGCACTCCAGCCCCCTTGCAGTCTCTGGCACCTTCTCCGCCGGAGGAAAAACCGCCACCACCGCAGCCTGGCCAGACTTTTTTGTTCCAGGGTCAGCCCATAG TGAACCGGCCGTTGAACCTGCAGGATCAACAGAAGTTCGCCCGCTCAGTGGGCCTCAAGTGGCGCAAGGTGGGGCGCTCTCTGCAGCGCAGCTGCCGCGCGCTGCGGGACCCGGCGCTGGACTCACTGGCCTATGAATACGAGCGCGACGGGCTGTACGAGCAGGCCTTCCAGCTGCTGCGGCGCTTTGTGCAGGCCGAGGGCCGCCGCGCCACGCTGCAGCGCCTGGTGGAGGCGCTCGAGGAGAACGAGCTCACCAGCCTGGCGGAGGACTTGCTGGGCCTGGCGAATCCTGACGGCAGCCTGGCCTAG